From the Lolium rigidum isolate FL_2022 chromosome 2, APGP_CSIRO_Lrig_0.1, whole genome shotgun sequence genome, one window contains:
- the LOC124691480 gene encoding F-box/kelch-repeat protein SKIP4-like, protein MESAVLETPLLHGLPDEIALLCLARIPRHCHNALRCVSRRWKALLCSEEWHSYRKRSNLDESWIYVICRGTGCKCYVLAPDPATRTLKVIRVMEPPCSAREGISIEVLDRRLFLLGGCSWLKDANDEVYCYDASSNSWSKAAPMPTARCYFVSAALKDKLYVTGGLGLTDKSPNSWNIYDKATNSWFAHKNPMLTPDIVKFVALDGELVTIHKAAWNKMYFAGIYNPVDQTWRGTANEIALCWSGPTVVLDDGTLYMLDQSLGTKLMMWRNETKEWVMLGRLSDKLTRPPCDLVAIGRKIYVIGRGLSTVTVDVDTAARVDGFLVSTSTGPLMEHDFPPERCRVITI, encoded by the exons ATGGAATCTGCTGTCCTTGAGACCCCACTTTTACATGGTCTTCCTGATGAGATTGCCCTTCTTTGCTTAGCAAGGATTCCTCGGCATTGTCATAATGCTCTCAGATGTGTCTCAAGGAGATGGAAAGCATTGTTATGCAGTGAAGAGTGGCACTCTTACCGCAAGCGGAGCAATTTGGACGAGTCTTGGATATATGTGATATGTAGGGGTACTGGCTGCAAGTGCTATGTTCTTGCTCCTGATCCTGCAACTCGTACCTTGAAAGTCATCCGAGTCATGGAACCTCCATGCTCAGCGCGTGAAGGCATTTCCATAGAGGTCTTGGACAGGAGGTTATTCCTGTTGGGTGGTTGTAGCTGGCTAAAGGATGCTAATGATGAAGTGTATTGTTATGATGCTTCTTCAAATTCCTGGAGCAAAGCAGCTCCCATGCCTACTGCTAG GTGTTATTTTGTATCAGCAGCTCTGAAAGACAAGCTCTATGTTACTGGCGGATTAGGTTTGACGGACAAGTCACCTAATTCCTGGAACATTTATGACAAAGCCACAAACTCCTGGTTTGCGCACAAGAATCCAATGCTCACCCCTGACATAGTCAAGTTTGTGGCCTTGGACGGTGAGCTGGTGACCATCCACAAGGCTGCCTGGAACAAGATGTACTTCGCTGGGATATATAACCCTGTTGACCAGACCTGGAGGGGCACAGCGAATGAGATTGCCTTGTGCTGGTCTGGCCCGACCGTTGTTCTGGATGATGGAACCCTCTACATGCTTGACCAGTCCCTGGGGACGAAGCTGATGATGTGGCGGAACGAGACCAAGGAGTGGGTGATGCTAGGCAGGCTGTCGGACAAGCTCACGCGCCCCCCATGTGATCTTGTTGCCATTGGTAGGAAGATCTACGTGATCGGCAGGGGACTGAGCACAGTGACGGTTGATGTCGACACGGCGGCCAGGGTTGATGGTTTCCTGGTGTCCACGTCAACTGGCCCCCTGATGGAGCATGACTTCCCACCGGAGAGATGTAGGGTCATCACTATCTGA
- the LOC124691478 gene encoding F-box/kelch-repeat protein SKIP4-like: MESAVFETPLLHGLPDEIALLCLARVPRQCHNALRCVSRRWKALLCSEEWHSYRKRNNLDESWIYVICRGTGCKCYVLAPDPATRTLKVIRVMEPPCSAREGISIEALDRRLFLLGGCSWLKDANDEVYCYDASSNSWSKAAPMPTARCYFVSAALKDKLYVTGGLGLTDKSPNSWDIYDKATDSWFAHQNPMLTPDIVKFVALGGELVTIHKAAWNKMYFAGIYNPVDQTWRGTANEIALCWSGPTVVLDDGTLCMLDQSLGTKLMMWLNETKEWVMLGRLSDKLTRPPCDLVAIGRKIYVIGRGLSTVTVDVDTAARVDGFLVSTSTGPLMEHDFPPERCRVITI, translated from the exons ATGGAATCTGCTGTCTTTGAGACCCCACTTTTACATGGTCTTCCTGATGAGATTGCCCTCCTTTGCTTAGCAAGGGTTCCTCGGCAGTGTCATAATGCTCTCAGATGTGTCTCAAGGAGATGGAAAGCATTGTTATGCAGTGAAGAGTGGCACTCTTACCGCAAGCGGAACAATTTGGACGAGTCTTGGATATATGTGATATGTAGGGGTACTGGCTGCAAGTGCTATGTTCTTGCTCCTGATCCTGCAACTCGTACCTTGAAAGTCATCCGAGTCATGGAACCTCCATGCTCAGCGCGTGAAGGCATTTCCATAGAGGCCTTGGACAGGAGGTTATTCCTGTTGGGTGGTTGTAGCTGGCTAAAGGATGCTAATGATGAAGTGTATTGTTATGATGCTTCTTCAAATTCCTGGAGCAAAGCAGCTCCCATGCCTACTGCTAG GTGTTATTTTGTATCAGCAGCTCTGAAAGACAAGCTCTATGTTACTGGTGGATTAGGTTTGACGGACAAGTCACCTAATTCCTGGGACATTTATGACAAAGCCACAGACTCCTGGTTTGCGCACCAGAATCCAATGCTCACCCCTGACATAGTCAAGTTTGTGGCCTTGGGCGGTGAGCTGGTGACCATCCACAAGGCTGCTTGGAACAAGATGTACTTCGCTGGGATATACAACCCTGTTGACCAGACCTGGAGGGGCACGGCGAATGAGATTGCCTTGTGCTGGTCTGGCCCAACCGTTGTTCTGGATGATGGAACCCTCTGCATGCTTGACCAGTCCCTGGGCACGAAGCTGATGATGTGGCTGAACGAGACCAAGGAGTGGGTGATGCTAGGCAGGCTATCCGACAAGCTCACGCGCCCCCCATGTGATCTTGTGGCTATCGGGAGGAAGATCTATGTGATTGGCAGGGGGCTGAGCACCGTGACGGTCGATGTCGacacggcggctagggttgatgGTTTCCTGGTGTCCACGTCAACTGGCCCGCTGATGGAGCATGACTTCCCACCGGAGAGATGTAGGGTGATCACCATCTGA